From Raphanus sativus cultivar WK10039 unplaced genomic scaffold, ASM80110v3 Scaffold2309, whole genome shotgun sequence:
TACTTCAGCTACGGATTGCTATTCGCCTTCGGGCAGCTTCGGGATTACACACGCCTGATCTTCGATTGGTGCTCAACCAACAATCTCCACGGTTACGCCCCCATCTGCTTGGCTCACGAGGATTTCTACATCCGTCGTTTGTATCACCGCATTCAGGTCCCATCCAATCTTATATGTAATATTAAGGAATTGAGAattaatgaaaaacaaaaacaaaaacatttaaaaagaaaattgttaagaaaatattgagAATAAATGATTCATTcctaatgtttattttatatgtgtGAAGGATTGTTTTAATCGACCGATATCAAGTGCTCCTGATTCTTGGGTTGATGTTATCGAGAGGTACTCTAATGACAACAACAAGACCCTCAAGTAAGTTGTTTCAAAAAGGTTGTAACTCCCCAAGCATGGTTGTTCACTGAGTCTTTAATAAACCTTTTGGTGTGTGTGGTTGCAGGCGAACAGCAAAGAGCACAAGGTGCCTTAATCTGGGATCTTACAACTATCTTGGTTTTGGTTCTTTCGATGAGTATTGCACCCCTCGTGTTATTGAGTCTTTGAAGAAGTTTTCCCCAAGTACATGTAGCTCTCGCGTTGACGCAGGTTCTGTTTCCAAcaatctctctcttctctgtttgTTGTTGCCTGACATccgtttttttctttgtctgcCAAATCAGGAACCACATCTGTGCACGCAGAGCTTGAAGAATGTGTTGCCAAGTATGTGGGAAAACCTGCTGCTATTGTCACTGGCATGGGCTTCGCTACTAACTCTGTTATCATTCCTGTCTTGATTGGAAAGGTACCTACGTATGCTTGTGATGAAGTAATGAACCCTGGTGGTGTTACTCCCTAGAGACCTATGTTTTAGTAGcatcttttttattattacagGGAGGGTTGATAATAAGCGATTCTTTGAACCATACTTCAATTGTAAACGGTGCTCGTGGTTCAGGAGCCACTATCCGCGTTTTCCAACACAACAGTTAGCATTTTCTTATGCCTTCACTttcctcattttttttttttttttaaaatccaagCCTACCTTCACATTCTCTTGCTGATTACTTCTCAGCACCTGCTCATTTGGAAAGAGTATTGAAAGAACAAATCGCTGAGGGACAACCGAGGACACACAGACCCTGGAAGAAAatcattgttgttgttgaaggTATTTACAGCATGGAAGGGGAGATTTGTCAACTTCCCGAGATTGTCTCCGTATGCAAGAAATATAAGGTGAGGTTAACATATGGTACCACTAATCTTTTGGTTTGTGTGGTGTGTGTAACTTCACTTCTTGTAATATCCTTGTTTTCAGGCATATGTTTACCTGGATGAAGCTCACAGCATTGGAGCAATTGGGAAAACAGGCAGGGGTGTTTGCGAACTTCTCGGTGTTGACACAGCTGATATAGACATAATGATGGGAACTTTTACCAAATCTTTCGGTTCTTGTGGGGGCTATATTGCCGGATCCAAGGTGTTTGCAATTATATACCGTTTTTCCATTTACTTATCTTTTGTTTGCACACTTTCTTATGCACAAAGGAACTAATCCTACACAATAAactatttgatttgttttggcTAGTAGTGCATGCAGTTCATCTCAAAAATCAAACCAAGGGcttaatatcatattttgtgCTTTCAACTTCTGTAGGAACTCATTCAATATTTGAAGTACCATTGCCCTGCTCACCTTTACGCAACTTCAATTTCAACTCCTTCTGCGCAACAGATCATATCTTCCATAAAAGTTATCCTTGGAGAGGACGGTTCAAACAGAGGTATAGTTTCTTTTGGTCTATGAGCTTTATAATATCAAGTTATGTAGtctcaaaattcaaaaatctgGGGGCAGGTGCGCAAAAGTTAGCAAGGATAAGGGAGAACAGCAACTTTTTCAGGGCTGAGTTGCAGAAGATGGGATTTGAGGTTCTTGGAGACAATGATTCCCCAGTGATGCCAATAATGCTTTACAATCCAGCAAAAATCCCTGCCTTCTCTAGGGAATGCTTGCGAGAAAACGTAAATACAGTCTCTtgtcgtttttttttaatttgcttttTACATAAGAAAGACTCACCTCTTCAAAAACTGTGAACAGGTCGCAGTTGTGGTTGTTGGTTTCCCAGCTACACCTCTATTGCTAGCCAGGGCTCGTATTTGCATATCCGCATCTCACTCAAGAGAAGATCTTATCAAAGCTCTAAAGGTAAAACAAAAGATCTTTCTCTGAGTTCACTCGCATGCTCTCTCCTATATCATAGTATAGAAATGTTTGATTCTAACCCCAAattctaccaaaaaaaaaagcataagaAAGGGACTGTGCTTATAGATAGTTCATCCACAAATTGATTATTTTGTACGTTTTAATCCTCTGTGTTATGACAGGTTATAAGCAAAGCAGGTGACCTTACCGGAATCAAATATTTTCCGGCAGCACCaaagaagcaagaagaagagaaagatagaATCAAATTGGATTAAACCCGTAATGCTAAGCAGTTTCCTTACCAAAAAGAGGTTATGATCAGTACTAATTAGCattagtttactatttttttcttcttgcgGTTCTGTTCTTTTGTTGTGTCCCCTCTACTTGTCTTGAAACTTTGTGAtccttcctcttctttttcCATTTGTTTCTTTGGTTTTGTCTGAGTTAATTGTATAGTTTCCTTCTATATAATATTGGTGCTCCAAAATAACAGATGCTATTTGCTGAAATTTATGCTTCTGTTTTTGCTTCACGAAGCTTATATATGGTGTCTAATTCATGGATTAGGACCaaagcatttttttttaaattcgtattattttgttttcctcTTTCAACCtctgaaagaaaaagaaaatatccaTCAAGTCTATATTGTTCATTTACAATTCTTCAGGAAAGATCAAACgcaaaaatatattgttaatgATCAGAAACCGAAATGGAGCGTACAGAATTCAATTATTCCAGTTGGGACAAGAATGATAATGATGTGGGACGTTGTTGGGACAAGTGGTAGGTAAGCTAGCTACATCTTGGTCCTCATTTCATAATGTCTTGAGAGTGACGCTACTTGTCGTGAATTTTGTGATTTATTCAGACTTAATGGTTTAGGATCTTCAAAAAGCAGAGAAGAGGAAACCCCTAAAAGAACCTTTCTTGATCGTGACtctatttttgtttcaaaaccaAAACATCATTATTTATGCGTCTGCTTTTGTTCCACGGAAACTAGGTGTCCAATTCGAGACTTAAACCCTACGACGAGGTTTTAGTTCAGAGGCAGAATCTACAAACtaaaagaattatttttattaattaaatttcaatacAAACTTTGAGGAAATAgtacttcctccgtttcaaattatttgtcgttctagagaattttttttgtttcaaaataagtgtcgttttcggttttcaatgcaaaatttattgataatattttctattctatttttgtattggttgatatatagTTAGGTGtgttggtaatagtgtttttattttgaaaatatataaaattaaatgttttcttaatctgtgtgcataaagttagaacgacaagtaatatgaaacggagggagtatcaaTTAACCCAAGCTCATGTTCCCCCAACCCCACTAACTGATGGCGTTTGTAATAGACATTGTTACTAAATTAGAATTAAAAACAACCAGTCCTATATTTTTGCTACTGAACACAtcattattttcttagtatTGGAACTTCTATTGCAAATCAGTTCTTAGTGTTGTATACCTACCACAAGACGTGGTAGAACAGTTGggttttttttgacaaagggcTTTAGAACAGTTGGTTTAAGTGTAAGTATTGGTGCTGTTATGATATTGGTTCCAAATCCGGTGGAAAAAGTGTGTCAGCACAGGCTAATTCTATACCAAATGAGAGATTActgtaaaaaaaatgttgtacACCTATTCGATAGAGAGTTCTTTTCATCAAGAACATCCACGGACCACGGAGGTACATTGTTTAAAAGAAAGAGGGACCTCAAAGAGTTAAATCCTCTGTCTCTAAATCTCACTCTCATTACATCTTCATCTCCAAAACCATACAGCATTTAGTTGATCTCTTTAATGGAAAGATCTCTTCATCAAACATAAATAGTGGAATAGGCAAGAGTTTTCGAAAACCTAACATTGTATTCTTCTGTCTAGAAACTCCAGAGAGGATGTACTTTACTACTATTTCAACATATGTGAGCTGCTGCTTGATCAGCGGCTTTGGCCATCTACGTGATTTTTTCAGTCGCATCCTCCTTTTGCCATTCACCAACGACAATCTCCAGGTCTCTCATTTCCTAAGTTTACTCTGAATAATCCTTTTTCGCCCTTTGAATATATAATCCTTTTTccattagttttattatattgtatgtATCTTGATTTTCACTTTGGGTATAGGGTTATGCGCCAATCTGCTTGGAATACGAGGATTTCTACATGAGACGAGCGTATCATCGGGTTCAGGTCATTCTCTTaacaataaactaaataaacCATTTTTCTACAAGGTCCATgtgttaattgtttttttttttcatttggtaGTTGGTATAGATAGACCAATCCAAACCCCATACTGATCTTCCAAAcataaaaaatgaataaactttgtagttttgttcatttttagcattgaataataaatatgaatttttttatttcttattttattagtattttttttttgataattcatcCACTTATGAAGACcatttttcaaatattaaaataatcaacTAAAagcttaaaaagaaaaaaactaaaagctaGTACATTGTGATACCTACTTTTTATTTCTTCGTCTGCATGaaggactgttttttttttctttttgtaaccaTGAAGGACTGTTTTGCCCGTCCAATAGCGAGTgcaccagatgcatgggttgatGTGCTCGAGATAAACTGGAAATATCAGGAAAAGGTGCTAGAGTGAGTGTGATTTCTTCTGAAAAGTTATATCTTCCACGCTTACATTGAGAAAATAGTACGAAACCAAATGAAAAAGCGAATTCAAATGAAAACGACATATtcgttataaatattttaatttaaaaccaAATTGTAGTAATAAGTGAGCtcatttgtttataaattatttaaagatcATATAACATAGGTGACTAAACCTTTGGTTGCAATGCAGTCGAACAACAAAGAGCAGAAGGTGCCTTAATTTGGGATCTTACAATTATCTTGGATTTGGTTCATTCGATGAATATTGCACGCCTCGTGTTATTGAGTCCTTAAAGAAATTTTCAGCAAGTACATGTAGTTCTCGTGTTGATGCAGGTACAACGTTACCACCTATAATTTTAAGtgtttgtcttcttcttttgatcAAATTATGTATCTATGTTTCCTCTGGCTTACGTGTGGTTTGTTTATGGCGTAAAGGAACTACTAGTGTGCATGTAGAGCTTGAGGAATGTGTAGCTAAATATGTGGGAAAACATTCTGCTATTGTCTTTGGCATGGGATACGCCACAAACTCGTTTATTATACCTGTTTTGATTGGAAAGGTACGCGTATGTATACACATCCAGACTCATGACTTTGGACTTAGATTATAAATACATGCTAATATATATGTTGGTATATGACCCAGTTCACAGTTCTGTATGTTGTATATTTTTAGCAAAAACCATTAAATCTTTGAGTAGCTATTTAGTGATTTATATTCCACTTGATACAGGGAGGATTGATAATAAGTGATTCTTTGAACCATAGTTCGATTATTAATGGTGCTCGAGGTTCTGGAGCCAATATTCGCATTTTCCAACATAACAGTAAGCTTTTTTAGTGCCTCAAATTTCAGTATTAATCATATTCAATTGGATGGCTCTCTTTTATAATGTAGCACAGATAATATCTTTCGTTttagaaacaaaatactaaataatgtTTTCGTTATTTTTACTCGTTGTAAATTTTTTTGCTTGGGTTTCTATTTTTGATTGAGTGATGTTTATTTGTGTCTAGatcttaaattataaacttaatttCAGGAGATGTACGTTTGTCCCTCTAAATATTCTTATTTGGATAGAGATGAGAATCAGGGTCTTTGTGTTAAAAAcgtaaatatattcaaatgGTTCATTTGATGAGATCCGTAATTTTGAAAACCAGTTGGCTAAACCAAATTGAATGATCTGGATGGAGAGTTCAGTTGAAGATATAAACTACCTTCACCCTACACTGCTTATTTTGCAGCACCTTCTCACTTGGAAAAAATACTGAGAGAAGAAATAGCCAAAAGACAAACCAAAACACACAAACCCTGGACGAAAATCATCGTCATCGTTGAAGGTATTTACAGTATGGAAGGGGAGATTTGCAAGCTGCCCGAGATTGTGTCGATATGCAAGAAGTACAAGGTTGAGAGAACTGAAACTAAATTATCATTCACATGCAATATCAAAGTCttctaaaaaaacaatttggttgtctaatatatatatgtataaagattaaaagttttaattttatatatataggcaTATGTTTATTTGGATGAAGCTCATAGCATTGGAGCCATAGGAGGTACAGGAAGAGGTGTTTGTGAACTTCTTGGAGTTGATACGGCTGATGTGGACATAATGATGGGAACCTTCAGTAAATCTTTTGGGTCTTGTGGTGGATATATTGCCGGCTCTAAGGTCTTTAAGCAAACTTATGAAAATTTACTTCTTTATATCAAATCTTGTCAAAAATAAACTTGTACACATgcatgatgatttttttttttttgaaacaatgtACACATGATGAtcataagaagaaaaagaagtcaTAGATGAGGACTTTTGaagtttcattttcttttgtttttgtaggaGCTCATCCAATATTTGAAGCACCATTGCCCGTCTCATCTTTACGCAACATCAATTTCAACTCCTTCCGCGCAACAAATCATATCGGCCATACAAGTCATCCTTGGAGACGACGGTTCCAACAGAGGTATCTCTAGAGTctcttatcatttttttctttcatgttTGCCTAAGCTCCATTTTCAACTAGAGCAATTATAGTGTCTCAAACCCGAAAACTTGTTTAAAGGGGCACAAAAGCTAGCAAGAATACGAGAGAATAGCAATTATTTTCGGACTGAGCTAAGGAATATGGGATTCAAGGTACTTGGAGACGAGGATTCTCCAGTCATGCCAATAATGCTTTACAATCCAGCTAAAATCCCAGCCTTCTCTAGGGAATGCTTGCGAGAAAATGTAagtttcttattatttttttgcttccACATATATAAGAGAGAGAGCAaactattaagaaaatatgaaaGCCTATGAACAGGTTGCAATCGCCGTGGTCGGTTTCCCGGCTACACCTCTAATGCTAGGAAGGGCTCGTATTTGCATATCCGCATCTCATTCGAAACCAGATCTTATTAAAGCCTTAGAGGTAAACATCTTGCATTCCAAGCCCCAGAGGTTGATGTGTTATAGATCCAAACTCTAATAAACATTCTTTGCATATGATGTATGACAGGTTATAAGCAAAGTAGGTGACCTTACCGGAATCAAATATTTTCCTGCAGCGCCAGAGAAGCAAGAAAAAAATGGCATCAAATTAGTTTAGACATTTGAAACCTTAAGGCTGCTTTAATGTGtgtaataataatattcatGAACAAAGAACCGGTCTGGTTCGATCTGGTTTCATATTGTTAGCAAAATTGCAGCCTCCACGAAATTAATCCAACTGGTTTCATATGGTTTCAATTCTCAAGAACAACTGGTAAGCATTTGTAAATAGGGTTTGCTGGTGGTAACTGATGACAACAAAAATCCCCCACTAAACCAACTATTCAAAGTTCAAACCCATCCCCAAAGAGAAAGCATGTGGTTATCTTCTGTAGTTCCtttaatcttttaaaacaaaacagtgATACAATTAGACCTTTTTGATTCTTTGTTCCTCCATAATTTCACAACCAACCGAAAGACAAAATATTAAGATTCAAATTCTATTTCCACAATAAAACCTGACCTTATCATATCAATGCGTCTCCTGTTTCTACCTCCCAAAAGAGAAACTGTGTGAACAAAAAGAATCTAATTTTACCTGCTCCTGTTTCTACATATTGAGATAAGCTAAATGCTAATCAAAAAGCAAAGCTAAGACTGAAAACGTTCAGTTTCATCTCCTTCAAACTCCTATTGCAGGTTCCCTTATCATCAAGACCATCCATAGAAACAGCTAAAGTGAAGTAAAGAGAGATATCAAAACAGTAATCTTACttcaaactcttcttctttttgccACTTCTACCTCCATTCATGGTTTCAGACATTGCAAGCTTACATTGCCATGGCTGACTTGACTACCTCACCAACCTAAACAACAACcattttcctctctctctccccatCAATCatgagaagtctctaccaagctTCTGGATGGCAGAAAACATCTTCCTCCTAGACCCAACAGCGTTAATCCCCATATCTTTCAAATCATCCAACGTCAACAAGGGCAAAACCTCATCATCAACCTCATGTATCTCAAACATTGGCCAATATCTCCCTAACCCTAACTCTTCCAACCAAATCTTCACcccttctcttcctcctcctcctccctccATAGACAACTCAAACTCCCTGTTCCCACTACTATTGCCATCTCTAACTAAAGACTCTTCTTTTAATGGACTCTCCGAGTCTTCTCTACTGAAATCcctaaactcacctcctgattcgTCGCCATTTCTCGATACCCAATTGGATCGTACCCGCTTCGCCGCTGACCCGACCCGTTTCTTGACCCGCCAGCTCCCGCCACCGAAAGGATCCACATTTCCCACTCTCTCGTCATCATCGAGGGCTCCGAGATTCTCGTACCCAGAACTCAAATTCGTTAAAGCCCGAGTCTTCGTCGACGGTTTGATCGTATCTTTCTTGTTCCACTTGGGTTTCCTCCCCTGGGAATCGAGGTGGTGATGCTCGCCGCCGATTTCGCCTAATCGAACGCTCGGTCTCCTGGACCGTTTCGATCCGGCGGCGGCGGTAACCTCCGCTGAGGTTGACGTAAGCGAAAGGGGAACGCCTCCGTTGTCGATACCTGGTGGCGGTTCCGTCATTTGTGGAAAAGATTGAGAGGTTTCTTGTTTCGCTTTTTCAGGTATACATGTGGTTGTGCGAGTGTGGAGCTACAGCCAGCAGCTACTGGAGAGAGAATTGAAAAGTCaactctttttgtttgtttgtttgtttaggttttagtcaaaagaagagagagggaAGACAAGAGATGTTCACTTTCGGACACGTTTATGGTCGTGTACAAACTAACAGTTCATTGTCAAAAGCCACTTTAAGTTCTGTCAGTTCCATTTTAACACAAAATCTAATGAATACGAATATATGTTCTGATATTAAAACCCGTACAAATTTTCGATTATCAATATTTACTGTCTTTTTCAAATTAACACAAATATTAAATGCAATCAGGAAAACAAAGAACATTGAACACGTGTTTATGTACTAAAATTAGACATGGTGCAATAAAATCTCTAGTTTCCAAGTTCTATCGCACGTTTGCCTATTATCTCCGGTGAAGAAAATCTCGATAAACAGGATAACAAAATAATCAATCCCTAACCTTGATGGTCTTGAACTCTATATATAGCAGCGGTTGgatttgattttgaatataTCGACATCCTGTTTTGTGCTTTAGTATATATGGTGGAAAAAACGGTTTCTACATAAGCAGTTTCTTTAGTCAGCTGGTGTAATGCAGAGCTGACTATGTCCTGGACTGTGCTCCAACGGGTACATGGTCGTGCTTCTCACAAATTTCTGATGTTCCCTCGCGGGTTTTCTTAGATGTGAGACGACCACTGGACTCTTGTTTTTGCTTCTCTTCTTTACTATCGAGCATGAAGCTAATGGGTCTGCAGATCCTGCTCCAACTCTCCTGCACGTTGATGATTTTTTCTTAGAGAgatgataacttttttttgagacgcaaaaaaaaaaagacgatgAAATTGATTACCGTAAAAGCTTCTCTGCTGCAATTCGTGCAGATGTAATTGTTTTGCGGCTTGGCAGCCATTTCACGACTCGGTTTGGATCAGCTCTCATGGGCGAGTGTATTTTAATGAgctaaaaaaaagaagagaatcaaCTCAAAACCAACTTGAAACAACAACTTGTattgagaaagaagaaagaCAAGGAATCAGAGACTTACACCCAAGCATTCCATCATTTGGTAGTAAGCTCTACCATGCAGAGGAGTATGTCCTTGTCGGGATTCTGAAAAATATCGAGTCCTGAGAGAATATAACAAGAGATTACTTTCAAACACAAACGTTGGTTAATAAGCTGAATCACAAGTCGAGAGAGCCTTCATACCACTCCTTATAACCTGGGTCCACGGTGAAACCATACATATCTACTGAATCACAAGTCGAGAGAGCAAATTCAAGAGCCTTGAGCCCAGTTCCTTTGGCTGCTGAGCCAAATGAGGCACCGAGCATTAAGTACACCGGATTTTTTATTGGAACTTCCtgcagagaaagaaaaaaaaatcctcaaatgagtttcaaagaTAAGGAAAAGCTTTCAGATATTAAAAACAAAGAGTTAAAGAGACAAAAGTGCGATGTACAAACCCGAATCATCTTGTTCATAATGTCATGAATTGTTGTTTTTACTAGTAGTACCTCTTGCCTTTTTTCTGCATAGTTTCAGAGGATCAGAGAAACAATGGCGATAACCATGAAGGAAGGGAGAACCAGAAAACAGTTATACAGTACCATCCAACTCCACGACTTTGTCAAGGGCTTTTGCTGACCCTCGATTAAGAAGACGGAATGTACTTTTCTCTCCCACATATTCCTTGTAGTTCTGCAAGAAGATATTCCAGAacaaaaaagaatgaaaaaagaTAAGTGAGAGAACAGAGGGGAATAAAAGAATTTGAAGTTAGATTAAAAAAACTCATCATTAACCTGAATGGGAGCACCATTTTCTCTAATAACCACATCGTAAGTATCAATCTCTTTTCCGAAATTTGTTTTCAAAAGATCACCCGAGTTGCCAATAACAGCACATCGCTCAAACTGCCGGGGAAAATATGGAGGTGTTTCAGGTAGCACCAATGAAAGCTTCTCGATGCATAGAGACCTATTCTGGCACCGATTACTGCACCACCAGAATGCGAGTTTCATTAAGaccagaaaaagaagaagacagcacaccattttaaaaaatatgtttacacACTACTTTATATACTGTGACTGAGACCCATCAACTTTTAACAAGTTCTGAGGTGTTGTCTATGAAACCGGATCATAGTATTAACCAATTATATCATGAACTTCATCCCTCTTCTAATGCCAGTCAATACTTACAGTTGTATTCCTTTATTGATTCTGCGCCATGCATAATCCTCCCATCCATTTGGTAAGGCATCAATGTATTCTCTAGTGAGTATCGTAGAACTGTTCCTGACCTGGTCAACCAACTCGCTAATTAGCCCATTACTgtattatatgaactgaaagcTTACATACAACTTCAAGAAATACAACACCCACTTGTTCCCAAGTTGCTACTGCTTCACACAAGTCAAACTCATAAGACAGTCCTTCAAGCTCTCCAGACTTAGGATCTTTCTGTTAAATTTTTATACATAATCCAAggtaaaaaaatacaaatattcaaTAATACTAAAAGTAGTCAGACCGAGATCAATAAATAGTCGGGAAAAGAGCATTCACCCATTTGGGAATAGTATCGGTGGGGAAGTTGATTGAGACTTTACAATAATCTCTACCCGTAGCAGCTTGTAGTCCCAAGCCATTTGCACTCTACATCATTCCAA
This genomic window contains:
- the LOC108862718 gene encoding sialyltransferase-like protein 2 isoform X2, which translates into the protein MKILQLIFLLALTTGISAVLIYIIGVSNLYESNRLSNEDLEALQSLQNGFQKCVSANGLGLQAATGRDYCKVSINFPTDTIPKWKDPKSGELEGLSYEFDLCEAVATWEQVRNSSTILTREYIDALPNGWEDYAWRRINKGIQLNRCQNRSLCIEKLSLVLPETPPYFPRQFERCAVIGNSGDLLKTNFGKEIDTYDVVIRENGAPIQNYKEYVGEKSTFRLLNRGSAKALDKVVELDEKRQEVLLVKTTIHDIMNKMIREVPIKNPVYLMLGASFGSAAKGTGLKALEFALSTCDSVDMYGFTVDPGYKEWTRYFSESRQGHTPLHGRAYYQMMECLGLIKIHSPMRADPNRVVKWLPSRKTITSARIAAEKLLRRVGAGSADPLASCSIVKKRSKNKSPVVVSHLRKPAREHQKFVRSTTMYPLEHSPGHSQLCITPAD
- the LOC108862718 gene encoding sialyltransferase-like protein 2 isoform X1, giving the protein MKILQLIFLLALTTGISAVLIYIIGVSNLYDSVGLDESNRLSNEDLEALQSLQNGFQKCVSANGLGLQAATGRDYCKVSINFPTDTIPKWKDPKSGELEGLSYEFDLCEAVATWEQVRNSSTILTREYIDALPNGWEDYAWRRINKGIQLNRCQNRSLCIEKLSLVLPETPPYFPRQFERCAVIGNSGDLLKTNFGKEIDTYDVVIRENGAPIQNYKEYVGEKSTFRLLNRGSAKALDKVVELDEKRQEVLLVKTTIHDIMNKMIREVPIKNPVYLMLGASFGSAAKGTGLKALEFALSTCDSVDMYGFTVDPGYKEWTRYFSESRQGHTPLHGRAYYQMMECLGLIKIHSPMRADPNRVVKWLPSRKTITSARIAAEKLLRRVGAGSADPLASCSIVKKRSKNKSPVVVSHLRKPAREHQKFVRSTTMYPLEHSPGHSQLCITPAD